One Vallitalea pronyensis genomic region harbors:
- the mutY gene encoding A/G-specific adenine glycosylase, with translation MKNIDHLPYIEEHGKALAGALLTWYQQNKRDLPWRKNHDPYRIWISEVMLQQTQVDTVIDYFNRFMVTFPTIEALAGADEEQVLKAWEGLGYYSRAKRLKQAAQVMMLDYDGAFPTTYAETLKLPGIGPYTAGAVMSIAYNLPVPAVDGNVLRVFSRVFNDDRDIGDMKTRKAFEHMAKALLPEDSRHFNQALMELGATICTPKNPRCEACPIHALCRAKASLRQKDLPVKKKRQKNIPLEMEVALVRHDHHTLIVKRSSEGLLADLWGFPIVKRDEALQDGMSIHDELEEFLGVKVKPTGEIKKAKHVFSHRTWHMTLYAFDIDHKVRPHFPQVEWIDLTKESDFPLPTAFKKLIVHM, from the coding sequence ATGAAAAACATAGACCATTTACCCTACATAGAAGAACATGGAAAAGCTCTTGCAGGAGCTCTACTTACTTGGTATCAACAAAATAAACGTGATTTGCCCTGGCGTAAAAACCATGACCCCTATCGTATATGGATATCTGAAGTCATGTTACAGCAAACACAAGTGGATACAGTCATTGACTATTTCAATCGATTCATGGTCACCTTTCCTACCATTGAAGCTCTTGCAGGAGCAGATGAGGAGCAGGTGTTAAAAGCTTGGGAAGGTTTAGGTTACTATTCTCGTGCTAAACGCCTCAAACAAGCCGCTCAGGTAATGATGCTGGATTATGATGGTGCCTTTCCAACCACTTATGCTGAAACATTAAAACTGCCTGGTATAGGTCCTTATACCGCTGGTGCTGTAATGAGCATCGCTTATAATCTACCTGTACCTGCTGTTGATGGCAATGTACTTCGGGTATTTTCTCGGGTATTTAATGACGATCGTGATATTGGGGATATGAAAACCAGAAAAGCTTTTGAACATATGGCAAAAGCACTGCTGCCAGAAGATAGCCGTCACTTTAACCAAGCCCTTATGGAACTTGGTGCTACGATATGCACCCCTAAAAATCCTCGGTGTGAAGCTTGTCCCATTCATGCATTATGTCGAGCTAAGGCATCACTAAGGCAAAAAGATTTACCCGTTAAAAAGAAGCGACAGAAGAATATTCCTCTTGAAATGGAAGTGGCTTTGGTCCGACATGATCATCATACACTTATTGTAAAACGTTCAAGTGAAGGCCTCCTAGCTGACTTATGGGGATTTCCTATTGTGAAAAGAGACGAAGCACTTCAAGATGGTATGAGTATTCATGATGAACTGGAAGAGTTTCTTGGTGTTAAGGTTAAACCCACTGGGGAAATAAAAAAAGCCAAGCATGTATTTTCCCATCGTACTTGGCATATGACACTCTATGCTTTTGACATTGACCATAAAGTTAGACCCCACTTTCCTCAAGTTGAGTGGATCGACCTCACCAAAGAATCGGATTTTCCTTTACCCACTGCATTTAAAAAATTAATCGTACATATGTAA